Proteins co-encoded in one Stomoxys calcitrans chromosome 5, idStoCalc2.1, whole genome shotgun sequence genomic window:
- the LOC106089275 gene encoding larval cuticle protein 2-like: MFKFVVLCTLIVAASAISKFGGRGGGGHHSSASTDDAHAEVTHFASDVRADGFDYTFDTTNAIHAAASGNANGDIQGDFSWISPEGENVAVQYVADENGYQPSSDVLPTPHPIPEAILKALEYIRTHPSKE; encoded by the exons atgttcaaattc GTTGTCTTGTGCACCTTAATCGTTGCTGCCTCAGCTATCTCCAAATTCGGTGGTCGTGGTGGTGGTGGCCATCACAGCTCTGCCTCAACAGATGATGCCCATGCTGAAGTAACCCATTTTGCCTCTGATGTTCGTGCCGATGGCTTCGATTATACCTTTGATACCACAAATGCCATTCATGCCGCTGCCTCCGGCAATGCCAATGGTGATATTCAAGGTGACTTCAGTTGGATCTCTCCCGAGGGTGAGAATGTTGCCGTCCAATATGTGGCCGATGAAAATGGCTATCAACCCAGCAGTGATGTTTTGCCTACTCCCCATCCCATTCCTGAGGCCATCTTGAAGGCTTTGGAATACATTCGCACTCATCCCTCCAAGGAATAA
- the LOC106089274 gene encoding larval cuticle protein 4-like, whose translation MFKFIALFALLAFALADDGDYHAEVKSWKNDVRHDGFDYNLETSNHIRETASGDEHGNIHGSFEFLSPEGEHIKVSYVADEHGFHPESDVLPKPHPIPEHILKSIEYIKAHPAKQESHH comes from the exons atgttcaaattt ATTGCTCTCTTTGCCTTGTTGGCCTTTGCCCTTGCCGATGATGGAGATTACCATGCTGAGGTCAAATCATGGAAGAACGATGTACGCCACGATGGTTTCGACTATAATTTGGAGACTTCCAATCACATACGCGAGACAGCTTCCGGTGATGAACATGGCAACATTCACGGATCCTTTGAATTCCTCTCGCCCGAAGGTGAACACATCAAAGTCAGCTATGTAGCCGATGAACATGGTTTCCACCCTGAAAGTGATGTTTTGCCCAAACCCCATCCCATTCCCGAGCACATTCTTAAGTCCATTGAATACATTAAGGCTCATCCTGCTAAGCAAGAAAGTCATCATTAA
- the LOC106089289 gene encoding larval cuticle protein 2-like — protein MFKFLIFATLVAYVAASGSSADDVHAEVKQLKTNVNEHGFDFVLDTSNSIHEDAAGDEHGNIHGSYEYVSPEGEHIKVTYVADEGGYHPDSAVLPTSPPIPEAILKSIEYNKAHPQKEETKGH, from the exons atgttcaaattt TTGATTTTTGCCACTTTGGTAGCCTATGTTGCTGCTTCGGGCTCCTCGGCCGATGATGTTCATGCCGAAGTTAAACAAttgaagacaaatgtcaatgagCATGGTTTCGATTTCGTACTTGACACCAGCAACTCAATTCACGAAGATGCCGCCGGTGATGAGCATGGCAACATTCATGGTTCCTATGAATATGTCTCACCCGAAGGTGAACACATCAAGGTAACCTATGTTGCCGACGAAGGAGGTTATCATCCCGATAGCGCTGTTCTGCCCACATCACCACCAATTCCAGAAGCCATCTTGAAGTCAATTGAGTACAACAAGGCCCATCCACAAAAGGAAGAAACCAAGGGACATTAA
- the LOC106089290 gene encoding larval cuticle protein 4 — protein MFKWLLFVTLIAFVAADDGDVHAEVKSWKNDVRHDGFDYNLETSNHISEQASGDEHGNIHGSFEFLTPEGEHIKVNYVADEHGYHPESDVLPKPHPIPEAILKSIEYIKAHPSKEDSHH, from the exons ATGTTCAAGTGG CTTCTTTTTGTTACCCTGATTGCCTTTGTGGCTGCTGATGATGGGGATGTTCACGCCGAGGTCAAGTCATGGAAGAACGATGTACGCCATGATGGTTTCGATTACAATTTGGAAACTTCCAATCACATTTCAGAACAAGCTTCCGGTGATGAACACGGCAACATTCATGGATCTTTCGAATTCTTAACTCCCGAAGGTGAACACATCAAGGTCAACTATGTAGCTGATGAACATGGTTATCATCCCGAAAGTGATGTTTTGCCCAAACCCCATCCCATACCAGAAGCTATCCTAAAGTCCATTGAATACATTAAGGCTCATCCTTCCAAGGAAGATAGTCATCATTAA
- the LOC106089281 gene encoding larval cuticle protein 2-like — translation MFKFFLFGTLVAFVAAAGHGSDDDVHAEVKQLKSDVRHDGFDIALETSNHISQHSSGDEHGNIHGSYEYLTPEGEHIKVDYVADENGYHPESAVLPTPPPVPAHILKAIEYIRAHPPKEEKGSHH, via the exons ATGTTCAAATTC TTCCTTTTTGGTACACTCGTAGCCTTTGTTGCTGCCGCTGGCCATGGCAGTGATGATGATGTTCATGCAGAAGTCAAGCAGCTAAAATCCGATGTTCGTCATGATGGCTTCGACATTGCTCTTGAAACATCCAATCACATCAGTCAACATTCTTCCGGTGATGAGCATGGCAACATTCATGGTTCCTATGAATATCTCACTCCTGAAGGTGAACACATCAAGGTGGACTATGTGGCCGATGAGAATGGCTATCATCCCGAAAGTGCTGTCTTGCCTACACCACCCCCAGTGCCAGCTCACATCTTGAAGGCCATCGAATATATTCGTGCCCATCCACCCAAGGAGGAGAAGGGTTCACATCATTAg
- the LOC106089282 gene encoding larval cuticle protein 2-like, producing MFKFLCLATLVAFAAAAGHGSDDDVHAEVKQLKSDVRHDGFDIALETSNHISQHASGDEHGNIHGSYEYLTPEGEHIKVDYVADENGYHPESAVLPTPPPVPAHILKAIEYIRAHPPKEEKGSHH from the exons atgtttaaattc CTCTGCTTAGCCACTCTTGTAGCCTTTGCTGCCGCTGCTGGTCATGGTAGTGATGATGATGTACATGCTGAAGTTAAGCAATTAAAATCTGATGTCCGTCACGATGGCTTCGATATTGCTCTGGAAACTTCCAATCACATCAGTCAACATGCTTCGGGTGATGAACATGGCAACATTCATGGCTCCTATGAATATCTCACCCCTGAAGGTGAACACATCAAGGTGGACTATGTGGCCGATGAGAATGGCTATCATCCCGAAAGTGCTGTCTTGCCCACACCACCCCCAGTGCCAGCTCACATCTTGAAGGCCATCGAATATATTCGTGCCCATCCCCCCAAGGAAGAGAAGGGATCCCATCATTAG